A region of Paenibacillus thiaminolyticus DNA encodes the following proteins:
- a CDS encoding ParA family protein — protein MAKVIAITNQKGGVGKTTTTVNLGAGLALLGKRVLLVDIDPQGNTTSGVGINKADVANCIYDVIINDVHPKDAIVPTMVEGLHIIPATIQLAGAEIELVPTISREVRLKKSLQLVAHLYDYILIDCPPSLGILTINSLTASHSVIIPIQCEYYALEGLSQLLNTVRLVQKHLNTSLQIEGVLLTMLDARTNLGIQVIEEVKKYFQQKVYQTIIPRNIRLSEAPSHGQSIMTYDSKSKGAEVYLELAKEVISYE, from the coding sequence ATGGCTAAGGTCATTGCCATTACCAACCAGAAAGGCGGCGTCGGGAAGACCACGACGACGGTGAATTTGGGTGCGGGTTTGGCGTTGCTAGGTAAGCGGGTATTACTGGTAGATATCGATCCGCAGGGCAATACGACAAGCGGAGTAGGGATTAATAAAGCGGATGTAGCCAACTGCATTTATGATGTCATCATTAATGACGTCCATCCCAAAGATGCGATCGTTCCTACGATGGTCGAAGGCTTGCATATTATACCGGCTACGATTCAATTGGCAGGTGCCGAGATTGAACTGGTGCCGACGATTTCACGGGAAGTCCGGCTGAAGAAGTCATTGCAGCTTGTGGCCCATTTGTATGATTATATATTGATTGATTGTCCGCCGTCCTTAGGGATTTTGACGATTAATTCGCTGACGGCTTCTCATTCCGTCATTATTCCGATTCAATGCGAGTACTATGCCTTAGAAGGCTTGAGCCAACTGCTCAATACAGTAAGACTGGTGCAAAAACACCTCAATACATCCTTGCAAATTGAGGGCGTGCTGTTGACGATGCTGGATGCTCGTACGAATCTGGGCATTCAAGTCATCGAAGAGGTGAAGAAGTATTTCCAGCAAAAGGTGTATCAAACGATCATTCCTCGGAATATCCGTTTGAGCGAAGCGCCGTCGCATGGACAGTCGATTATGACCTATGATTCGAAATCGAAAGGCGCCGAGGTATATTTGGAACTTGCGAAGGAAGTGATTTCATATGAGTAA
- the noc gene encoding nucleoid occlusion protein — MKEQLSRLFGFAERGALDEVKQLPVNEIVTSPYQPRTIFDDERIDELCQTIKTHGVIQPIVVRQRNGKYEIIAGERRWRAVKKLGMDTIPGIIREINDSQAASIALIENLQREGLTAIEEAVAYQKLIDLHDLTQESLAQRLGKSQSTIANKIRLLQLPEAVKRALMERKLTERHARALLSLDSEEWQLKLLNEIITKELNVKQTEARVAFYKEVNKAKKTKRISFTKDVRLALNTIRQSIDMVSGSGLKIKTDEKDHEDHYEIVIKIPKR, encoded by the coding sequence ATGAAAGAACAACTGTCTCGGTTATTCGGTTTTGCAGAGCGGGGAGCGCTGGATGAGGTCAAACAGCTTCCGGTGAACGAGATTGTCACCAGCCCTTATCAGCCGCGTACCATTTTTGATGATGAACGAATTGATGAATTGTGTCAGACGATCAAGACCCATGGTGTGATTCAGCCGATCGTGGTTCGGCAGCGTAACGGCAAGTACGAGATTATTGCCGGGGAACGGCGTTGGCGAGCAGTGAAGAAGCTGGGTATGGACACCATCCCGGGGATCATTCGAGAGATTAACGATTCCCAAGCGGCGTCCATCGCCCTGATTGAGAATTTGCAGCGAGAAGGGTTGACCGCAATTGAGGAAGCGGTTGCTTACCAGAAGCTGATCGATCTCCATGATCTGACACAAGAAAGCCTGGCGCAGCGATTAGGCAAGAGCCAATCGACGATAGCCAACAAAATTCGGTTGCTTCAACTTCCTGAAGCAGTCAAGAGAGCTCTGATGGAACGCAAGTTGACGGAACGTCATGCCCGGGCACTGTTGAGTCTTGATTCGGAAGAATGGCAGCTCAAGCTCTTGAATGAGATCATTACGAAAGAACTAAATGTGAAGCAGACGGAAGCGAGAGTCGCTTTCTATAAAGAAGTCAATAAGGCCAAAAAGACGAAACGTATTTCGTTCACGAAAGATGTGCGCTTGGCCTTGAACACGATTCGCCAGTCGATTGATATGGTATCCGGATCCGGCCTGAAGATTAAAACGGATGAGAAGGATCATGAGGATCATTACGAAATTGTGATTAAAATTCCGAAACGATAA